The uncultured Desulfatiglans sp. DNA window CTTCTTCTCGCCGTTGATGATCCATTCATCCCCGTCCCGTAACGCGGTCGTGCGCATCGCGGAAGGGTCGGAGCCGGCCCCGGCCTCGGTCAGCCCGTAGCAGCCGAGCCTCTCCCCCGAGGCGCAGGGTTCGAGGTATTTTTTCTTCTGTTCATGGGTCCCGTAGGCCATCACCGGGAAGCAGTAGAGCGAGTTGTTGACCGACATGATGACGCCGGTCGATGCGCAGGCCTTCGACACCTCGATCAGGGCCAGCACGTAGCTCACGTAATCCATCCCGCCGCCGCCGTATTCTTCGGGCACGGCAATGCCGAGCATCTTCAGTTCGCCCAACTCCCGAACGATCGCGGCCGGGTGGGCGTGGGTGGCATCCAGTTCGGCGGCCTTCGGCTTGATCTCCGCTTCAGCGAAGCGGCGTGCCATTTCACGGACCATCTGCTGTTCGTCGGTCAGTGCAAAATCCATAGCTGGCTCGTCTCCATCCGGAAAAGATTACGAAACCCAAGGTTTCCAGACCGAAAGCGGGGCTTTCGGCAGATGCCGGAGCCAGGGCGTCTGCCCGCGGAAAAGCCGACGGGCGGCATCCCGCGGGCGGCCTCTCCGTTCGCTCCCCGGAGTCGGCCGAAAAGCCCCCTTGCGGATGGAAATCAGCTCAACTCCCCTTTGAAATCGGGCTTGCGTTTTTCCAGAAACGCCTTCATGCCTTCACTGCCATCCGGACTCGCCATGCACAGCGCAAAGGCGTCGGACTCGAGGTAGCAGCCGGTCCGCAGATCCACATCGAGTCCGCGGTCGATGCAGTGTTTGATCCCGCGCATGGACACCTTGCCCTTGGAGGCGATCAGTTTCGCGGTCTTCATGGTCTCTTCCCACAGCGCATCGGCCGCAAAGACCTTGTTGACCAGTCCAATCTGCCGGGCCTCCTCTGCGCTGATCACGTTGCCCGCCATGCAGAGTTCCTTGGCCATGGCCTTCCCCACGAGCCGTGCGAGCCTCTGCGTGCCGCCGAAGCCCGGGATGATCCCCAGATTGCTCTCCGGCTGCCCGAACTTCGCCTTCTCCGAGGCGTAGATGAAGTCGCAGGCCATCGCGAACTCGGTCCCGC harbors:
- the crt gene encoding 3-hydroxybutyryl-CoA dehydratase produces the protein MAYENIIFEIQEHIAVIKFNRPKALNAINPAVLAEVSAALDEIEANRAVRVLVFTGEGEKSFIAGADIAHMANLSPLEGRKFSREGQDLLLRIEKLPIPVIACVNGFALGGGTEFAMACDFIYASEKAKFGQPESNLGIIPGFGGTQRLARLVGKAMAKELCMAGNVISAEEARQIGLVNKVFAADALWEETMKTAKLIASKGKVSMRGIKHCIDRGLDVDLRTGCYLESDAFALCMASPDGSEGMKAFLEKRKPDFKGELS